A stretch of DNA from Mesomycoplasma lagogenitalium:
TAATGTTAATAAAACTTTTAATACTAATTTAAATTCCGATCTTTACAAAAATAATGTAATTGAATATGATAATAATTTAAAAACACTAACAGTCAAAACTGTTATTTCAAAAAGTGAATCTTCAAGTGAATTTAATCAAGTAAAATTTTATCTTTCGTCTAATTTTGGCGGACAATGAATTTTAGCTGCTAATAAAATTAATGACCAATGAGTAGCACAAATTAATAATTTAAAATTAGACGGCAAAATTTATATTGAAAAGGTAACTGGTGATGATCAAATAATTAAATTGGATAAAATAAATAAAGGAACGACAGAAATAAATTATAAGCAAATTATTAAAAAACCAACTATTAATAATGTTAGCTTAGAAATTGATAGCAACAATAATAATTATAGTATTATTAATGTTGAATTTAACGATGAAAATAATCAATTAGAAAATTATAAATTAAGTGATCCTGTTTTAGAAATTAAAAAAGAAAATGATGATTCAATTATTAAACCAGCATTTATTGAAAAAAGAGATAAAATTTATAAATTTAAAATTTATTTAGAACCAAATAGTAATTATTTAATTAACTATTTCGCTCTTAATAATGAACAATTTAATTATGATCGAACTTTTTCAAGAAACACAAATAATAATGGAACAAAAACTGTGGATCAATTAAATCAATTAATTGATTCAATTAATCAAAATATTAATTTAACAAAAAGATTTTGAGCTTCACAAGCGAAAAAAACTTTAGTTGATAAATCAAATTTAATGAATTATACCAATTTAAGTTCTTTAATTAATATTGATGATTCAATTGATTTAAATATCTCTTATTTAAATAATAATAATAATAGCGAAAGAGATGGAATTCTTTCTTTTGAATTAAAATTAATTTCTAATGGTAATCAAAGTAAGACAAGAGTTTTAAATTTTAGCAATTTATATAATGTAAATTATTTAAGAAATTTAAGTGAAGATCCTAGTTTTTATGCTGATTTAATTAAAATTTCCAAAGCCGGGCATACTAAATCGACATTAGATTTTGATAAAATCTTTACTGAAATTGATAAAAATGATTTAACTTATTCATTTGGAACACCAACAACTTGAATAAATCTAAAAGACGAAAGGTTAAATGAATTTCTAGATATTGACCCTGCATTTAGAAATTATGATGAAAGTCAATTAAAAATTTATTTTGTTAAATATAGAGATGTTAGAAATTTATATGAACCACACCAAACTACTTCTAATGTAATGTTAGGATTTATGAATTATCGAATTAATTATTGATTTGATAATTTAAATAATTCTAAAACAGAAGCAAAATATAAAAATTTTTCAACTCCGATATTTTTAGGTGGATTTAATGATTATAATGATTCTAATTCAAAAGATTTATTTAAAGTTTATCAAAATTTAATTGTTAATTATTCAAAAGAACAATGAAAAAATTTTAATACTTTTTTTGGATTAAACACCGATTTATCACTAGATCAAATAATTTACAACATTAATCAAATTACTAATAATAATGAAAAATGACAATATTTAACTTCAATTTCAAAAATTAAAAATCTTTTTAATTCAATTGATGATATTGTTAAAAATAGTTATGATCCGACTATTAGAACCTCTAATTTTAAAATAGAAATTATCAATGTCGAAAAAGAGCAAATAGGATTAAATAACTTTTTAAATATTGAATTTATTATTAAAATTAACGTTAATTCCACAAAATTTCCAAATTATAGCGAAAACAATATTGTTAATAATCAATCTTTAAAAATTAAGTTTTTAAAAAATTAAAATAAAATTAAGGCATAAAACTGCCTTTTTTATTTTTAATAAATGAAATTAACATTAGTTATTAATTTTAAGTATTTATTTTTGTTTTTTTTAAATATGTTAAAATTAAATAATGAATAAGTTTATGCAATTGTTAAAAAATGAAAAAGTAGAGTGAAAAACAATAGGTGAAATTAGTGAAGTTTTAAGCGGGAAAAAAGGTGCAAAATATTTTAATATAAAAGAAAATGGAAAATTTCCACTATACTCTGGCAAAGTTAAAAATAATGGAGAATTTGGAAGAATTGATGAATATGATTTTGATGGAAGATATATAACATTTACAATAGTGGGCGATGCTGGTGTATTTTTTCTAAGAAATGGTAAGTTTTCAATAACAGATAATTGTGGATTATTATATTCTAAAAATAATTTTGTGTTAACTGAATTTATTGGATTGTATTTACAAAATTTTGGAAAAAAATATGTTAAGAAAGAAGCTACTAGAGAATCTTTAACAACGGGAATAGTTAAAAAAATTAAAATTCCAATACCTTCTTTAAAAACTCAAGAAAAAATAGTGCAAATTCTTGATAAACTTTCTAATTTAAAAAATGAATTAAATCAAAAATTGAAAATTGAACTCAATTCTAGAATTAAACAATATGAATATTATCGTGATAAATTATTGAGTGAAGAGTATTTAAACAAAATTACATATAATTTAACTCACGACACACACACACACACACACACAGCAAAATCATAATGAATTTAGTATAAATTCAAATAAGATTTTGCCTGAAAAAGCAGAAATTTCATTAGATCAATATTCTAATTCTATTAATAAAAAATTTATTTGAGAACTAACAATTTGAAATATAAAATTTTCTGGAGTTAAATCATATAAACAAAAAAATGTTTATAGATA
This window harbors:
- a CDS encoding restriction endonuclease subunit S, which produces MNKFMQLLKNEKVEWKTIGEISEVLSGKKGAKYFNIKENGKFPLYSGKVKNNGEFGRIDEYDFDGRYITFTIVGDAGVFFLRNGKFSITDNCGLLYSKNNFVLTEFIGLYLQNFGKKYVKKEATRESLTTGIVKKIKIPIPSLKTQEKIVQILDKLSNLKNELNQKLKIELNSRIKQYEYYRDKLLSEEYLNKITYNLTHDTHTHTHTAKS